The following are encoded together in the Micromonospora lupini genome:
- a CDS encoding YbaB/EbfC family nucleoid-associated protein: MASGIDPSGLSGSLEEAMRLLSQASGAVTAQPGEADGQHDQQVPDAEQMVGRGTGGDGLVEAEVGAFGALRTLVIDPSLSRAGTTTIAEYVLEAVKAAQADERARRADLTAAAQVDSTALTQQLERVSQEAFRGFQQMIGDLDAATRRMNRR; the protein is encoded by the coding sequence ATGGCGAGCGGGATTGATCCGTCCGGCCTGAGCGGCTCGCTCGAAGAGGCGATGCGCCTGCTGAGCCAGGCATCGGGTGCCGTCACGGCTCAGCCGGGTGAGGCCGACGGGCAGCACGACCAGCAGGTGCCGGACGCCGAGCAGATGGTGGGGCGGGGCACCGGCGGTGACGGTCTCGTGGAGGCGGAGGTCGGCGCCTTCGGCGCGCTGCGGACGCTGGTGATCGACCCGAGCCTGTCCCGGGCCGGCACGACCACGATCGCCGAGTACGTCCTGGAGGCGGTCAAGGCGGCGCAGGCCGACGAGCGCGCCCGCCGCGCCGACCTGACGGCCGCGGCCCAGGTCGACAGCACGGCCCTCACCCAGCAGCTCGAACGGGTCTCGCAGGAGGCGTTCCGCGGCTTCCAACAGATGATCGGTGACCTGGACGCGGCCACCCGCCGGATGAATCGTCGCTGA
- a CDS encoding 3-hydroxyacyl-CoA dehydrogenase NAD-binding domain-containing protein, whose product MTTTIRYDRGDDGIVTLTLDDPDQTANTMNRAYAASMSAVLDRLEAERDLVGVIVTSAKSTFFAGGDLPEMIRATRADAPALAELLGTIKRDLRRLETLGRPVVAAVNGSALGGGLEIALACHHRIALDAPDSRLGLPEVTLGLLPGAGGVTRTVRMLGLAGALTTVLLTGRRMGPADALAAGIVDEVVATPTEMLDHARAWIAANPHPAQPWDRPDYRMPGGTPASRTLAAQLPAFPATLRKQLKGARLPAPEAILATAVEGAQVDLDTALTVETRHLIGLLTGQVAKNMIGAFFFDLKAVNGGAARPADVHAPEVRKVAVLGAGMMGAGIAYACASAGLDVVVKDVSPEAAGRAREHAERLLARRVRKGRATEADARAVLDRITTTDQVDALAGCDAVIEAVFEDPALKKAVFAEVLPVLAPGALLASNTSTLPITALATGVDRPADFIGMHFFSPVDRMPLLEIVVGERTGDAALARAFDLGRRIGKTPIVVNDGRGFFTSRVIGRFIDEAVGMVAEGVPAASVEQAALQAGYPTGPLALADEVSLTLIQRIRRQFEAASEEYLPLPAHRLVDELVDAYDRPGRAAGRGFYSYDEGTRGRLWTGLADLVTDAGRAVPFTDLQERMLFAEALDALRCLDEGVLRTETDANIGSIFGIGFPAWTGGVIRYVRQYAGGPAGFAARAAELAEVYGDRFTPPTDLAGRLSTRTAAGVA is encoded by the coding sequence GGCTGGAGGCCGAGCGCGATCTCGTCGGCGTCATCGTGACAAGCGCGAAGTCCACGTTCTTCGCAGGCGGGGACCTGCCCGAGATGATCAGGGCCACCCGCGCCGACGCGCCCGCCCTCGCCGAACTGCTGGGCACCATCAAGCGGGACCTACGCCGCCTGGAGACGCTTGGCAGACCCGTCGTCGCGGCGGTCAACGGCTCGGCGCTCGGCGGCGGCCTGGAGATCGCCCTCGCCTGCCACCACCGGATCGCGCTTGACGCGCCCGACTCGCGGCTCGGGCTGCCCGAGGTGACCCTGGGCCTGCTGCCCGGGGCGGGCGGCGTCACCCGGACGGTACGGATGCTCGGCCTGGCCGGAGCCCTGACCACTGTGCTGCTCACCGGTCGGCGGATGGGCCCGGCCGACGCCCTGGCCGCCGGCATCGTGGACGAGGTCGTCGCCACGCCCACCGAAATGCTTGATCACGCACGGGCCTGGATCGCGGCGAACCCGCACCCGGCCCAGCCGTGGGACCGGCCGGACTATCGGATGCCCGGTGGCACCCCGGCCAGCCGCACGCTTGCCGCGCAGTTACCCGCCTTCCCCGCGACACTGCGCAAGCAGCTCAAGGGCGCGCGGCTGCCCGCGCCGGAGGCGATCCTGGCCACCGCCGTCGAGGGCGCCCAGGTCGACCTGGACACCGCGTTGACCGTGGAGACCCGACACCTGATCGGCCTGCTCACCGGCCAGGTCGCCAAGAACATGATCGGCGCGTTCTTCTTCGACCTGAAGGCAGTCAACGGTGGTGCGGCCCGACCCGCAGATGTGCACGCCCCGGAGGTGCGGAAGGTGGCGGTGCTCGGCGCGGGCATGATGGGCGCGGGCATCGCGTACGCCTGTGCCAGCGCCGGCCTCGACGTGGTGGTGAAAGACGTGTCGCCGGAGGCCGCCGGGCGGGCCCGGGAGCACGCCGAACGGCTGCTGGCACGCCGGGTCCGCAAGGGCCGCGCCACGGAGGCCGACGCCCGCGCGGTGCTGGACCGGATCACCACCACCGACCAGGTGGACGCGCTCGCCGGCTGCGACGCGGTCATCGAGGCGGTGTTCGAGGACCCGGCGCTGAAGAAGGCGGTCTTCGCCGAGGTGCTGCCGGTGCTCGCGCCGGGCGCGCTGCTCGCCTCCAACACCTCCACCCTGCCGATCACCGCGCTGGCCACCGGCGTGGACCGACCGGCCGACTTCATCGGCATGCACTTCTTCTCCCCGGTGGACCGGATGCCGCTGCTGGAGATCGTGGTGGGCGAGCGGACCGGGGACGCGGCCCTGGCGCGCGCCTTCGACCTGGGCCGGCGGATCGGCAAGACCCCTATCGTGGTCAACGACGGCCGGGGCTTCTTCACCAGCCGGGTGATCGGCAGGTTCATCGACGAGGCGGTCGGCATGGTCGCCGAGGGCGTACCGGCCGCGTCGGTCGAGCAGGCCGCTCTTCAGGCCGGCTACCCGACCGGGCCTCTCGCGCTGGCCGACGAGGTGAGCCTCACCCTGATCCAGCGGATCCGCCGCCAGTTCGAGGCGGCCAGCGAGGAGTACCTGCCGCTGCCCGCGCACCGGCTCGTCGACGAGCTTGTCGACGCGTACGACAGGCCGGGGCGTGCGGCCGGACGCGGCTTCTACTCCTACGACGAGGGCACCCGGGGCCGGCTGTGGACCGGCCTCGCCGACCTGGTCACCGACGCCGGCCGGGCGGTGCCGTTCACCGACCTCCAGGAGCGAATGCTCTTCGCCGAGGCGCTCGACGCGTTGCGCTGCCTCGACGAGGGGGTGCTGCGCACCGAGACCGACGCCAACATCGGCTCGATCTTCGGCATCGGCTTCCCCGCCTGGACGGGCGGCGTGATCCGCTACGTCCGGCAGTACGCGGGCGGCCCGGCCGGCTTCGCGGCCCGCGCCGCCGAACTGGCCGAGGTGTACGGCGACCGGTTCACACCGCCCACCGACCTGGCCGGCAGGCTCTCCACCCGTACCGCCGCAGGCGTCGCGTGA
- a CDS encoding CaiB/BaiF CoA transferase family protein, with protein MAGVRVVELASLAPAPFGCMVLADLGADVVRVDRPGGPGAGRLAAPTGGPLQRSRRITALDLKSPAGVADLLRLVARADVLVEAYRPGVAERLGFGPGVCRDHNPRLVYARMTGWGQDGPLASRAGHDIDYIAVAGALEPLGRPGARPHAPLNLIGDFAGGGMVLAVGVLAALLERERSGVGQVVDAAMVDGSALLTSFLHGLLGTGLWAASRGRNLLDGGAPFYDTYATADGGFMAVGALEPAFYAVLLAGLGLADEPDLPDQYDPSGWDELRRRFTERFAERTRDEWTAVFADLDACVAPVLTPGEAHRHPHNAARGTFVEVNGEIQPAPAPRFDRTPTGPPAPAPDPGRDVAPVEEILASWD; from the coding sequence CTGGCCGGGGTGCGGGTCGTCGAGTTGGCAAGTCTCGCGCCGGCCCCGTTCGGCTGCATGGTGCTCGCCGACCTCGGGGCGGACGTGGTGCGCGTCGACCGGCCGGGCGGCCCGGGAGCCGGGCGACTGGCCGCGCCTACCGGTGGGCCGTTGCAGCGGAGCCGCCGGATCACCGCGCTGGACCTGAAGTCACCGGCCGGCGTGGCAGATCTGCTGCGCCTGGTCGCGCGGGCGGACGTGCTCGTCGAGGCGTACCGGCCGGGGGTCGCCGAACGGCTCGGCTTCGGCCCGGGCGTCTGCCGGGACCACAACCCCCGCCTCGTGTACGCGCGGATGACCGGCTGGGGCCAGGACGGCCCGCTGGCGTCTCGGGCCGGCCACGACATCGACTACATCGCGGTCGCCGGGGCGCTGGAGCCCCTGGGCCGACCCGGCGCCCGCCCACACGCGCCGCTGAACCTGATCGGTGACTTCGCCGGCGGGGGCATGGTGCTTGCCGTGGGGGTCCTGGCGGCACTGCTGGAACGGGAACGCTCGGGCGTCGGCCAGGTCGTCGACGCCGCCATGGTGGACGGATCGGCGCTGCTCACCTCGTTCCTGCACGGGCTGCTGGGCACCGGCCTGTGGGCCGCCTCGCGCGGGCGGAACCTGCTCGACGGAGGAGCACCCTTCTACGACACGTACGCCACCGCCGACGGCGGTTTCATGGCCGTCGGGGCGCTGGAACCGGCCTTCTACGCCGTGCTGCTGGCCGGTCTCGGCCTGGCCGACGAGCCGGACCTGCCCGACCAGTACGACCCGAGCGGCTGGGACGAGCTGCGCAGGCGGTTCACCGAGCGGTTCGCCGAGCGCACCCGGGACGAGTGGACTGCGGTCTTCGCGGACCTGGACGCCTGCGTCGCCCCCGTGCTCACACCGGGCGAGGCGCACCGACACCCGCACAACGCGGCTCGGGGGACGTTCGTCGAGGTCAACGGCGAGATCCAGCCGGCCCCGGCGCCCCGCTTCGACCGTACGCCAACGGGCCCGCCCGCCCCGGCGCCCGATCCGGGGCGTGACGTCGCGCCGGTCGAGGAGATCCTCGCCTCCTGGGACTGA
- a CDS encoding RNA polymerase sigma factor yields MTEDRTVEDLLRTLAPQVLGLLVRRHGQFDRCEDAVQEALLAAATQWPGQGVPDNPRAWLLTVATRRLTDEWRSESARRDREVAVARREPAYAQVAPAADAPPAVADADDTLTLLFLCCHPALAPSAQVALTLRAVGGLSTAQIARAHLLPEATMSQRIRRAKQRIEAAGARFLLPGPGERGERLRTVLRVLYLIFNEGYTASSGPDLRRAELTGEAIRLARVLHGLLPDDGEVTGLLALMLLTDAHRAARVGEDGELVPLTEQDRTRWDADAIAEGVVLVTEALTWSPPGPYQLQAAIAAVHAEAPTAAETDWPQIVALYRLLARIAPNPMVTLNQAVAVAMVNGPRAGLALLTALDADGRTAGHHRLAAVRGHLLELAGDSGAAREAYLAAARGTTSLPEQRYLERRAARLAGQR; encoded by the coding sequence GTGACCGAGGACCGGACGGTCGAGGACCTGCTGCGCACGCTCGCGCCGCAGGTCCTCGGCCTGCTGGTCCGCAGGCACGGCCAGTTCGACAGGTGCGAGGACGCGGTGCAGGAGGCGTTGCTCGCGGCCGCGACGCAGTGGCCCGGGCAGGGCGTACCGGACAACCCGCGCGCCTGGTTGCTCACCGTGGCCACCCGCCGGCTCACCGACGAGTGGCGCAGCGAGAGCGCCCGCCGCGACCGGGAGGTGGCGGTGGCGCGGCGCGAGCCGGCGTACGCCCAGGTCGCCCCGGCGGCGGACGCCCCGCCTGCGGTGGCGGACGCCGACGACACTCTCACCCTGCTCTTCCTCTGCTGCCATCCGGCGCTCGCCCCCTCGGCACAGGTAGCGCTCACCCTGCGCGCGGTCGGCGGGCTCAGCACCGCCCAGATCGCCCGGGCGCACCTGCTGCCCGAGGCGACGATGAGCCAGCGGATCCGGCGGGCCAAGCAGCGGATCGAGGCCGCCGGGGCCCGGTTCCTGCTGCCCGGGCCGGGTGAGCGCGGCGAGCGGCTGCGGACGGTGCTCCGGGTGCTCTACCTGATCTTCAACGAGGGGTACACCGCGTCCAGCGGGCCGGACCTGCGACGGGCCGAGCTGACCGGCGAGGCGATCCGGCTGGCCCGCGTCCTGCACGGGCTGCTGCCCGACGACGGTGAGGTGACCGGGCTGCTGGCGCTGATGCTGCTGACCGACGCGCACCGGGCGGCCCGGGTCGGCGAGGACGGCGAGTTGGTGCCGCTGACCGAGCAGGACCGCACCCGCTGGGACGCCGACGCCATCGCGGAGGGAGTCGTCCTGGTCACCGAGGCGCTCACCTGGTCGCCGCCCGGCCCGTACCAGCTCCAGGCGGCAATCGCTGCGGTGCACGCCGAGGCGCCGACGGCGGCCGAGACGGACTGGCCGCAGATCGTGGCGCTCTACCGGCTGCTGGCCCGGATCGCCCCGAACCCGATGGTCACGCTCAACCAGGCGGTGGCGGTGGCCATGGTGAACGGGCCACGGGCCGGGCTCGCCCTGCTCACCGCCCTGGACGCCGACGGGCGTACGGCCGGACACCACCGGCTCGCCGCGGTCCGGGGGCATCTGCTGGAACTGGCCGGCGACTCCGGCGCGGCGCGGGAGGCGTACCTGGCGGCGGCACGCGGCACCACGAGCCTGCCCGAGCAGCGGTACCTGGAGCGGAGAGCCGCCCGACTGGCGGGACAACGATGA
- a CDS encoding DUF2786 domain-containing protein: MEEVPVPDADELVADALAAVRGTDVRQTERQLDRLMVGTGAADGNTAVDAALRRRLVRGLGQLWPRGWQPVDVHRITGRRLDARAARLVRDALAAQRHEQAGPVPDWWDDQLRGLTAEGRDDYRDLLAAWTAAEGLDRVDALRAAVDVLALVESLPPIAVLRPPPGSTGAAVPRVAGSARSGSPMLDRVRALLAKAESTTFPAEAEALTGKAQELIARHSIDEALLAAGAERGDLPGGVRLGTETPYAGAKALLVQEVAAANRCEAVWSDDLGFTTVLGWPADLVAVELLYTSLLVQATAAMLRGRTERRPGSGRRTKVWDESFLNAFALRIGERLRAATESADQAAVESAGSERLLPVLAARGEAVQERLGTLFPGVTRHRLSVRDAEGWSSGTSAADRAALDVAGGRQPRQVPGRPDRR, translated from the coding sequence ATGGAGGAGGTGCCTGTGCCGGACGCGGACGAACTCGTCGCCGACGCGCTCGCGGCGGTGCGCGGCACCGACGTACGACAGACCGAACGGCAGCTGGACCGGCTGATGGTCGGCACCGGCGCGGCGGACGGCAACACGGCGGTGGACGCGGCCCTGCGGCGTCGGCTGGTCCGTGGCCTCGGGCAGCTCTGGCCGCGCGGTTGGCAGCCTGTCGACGTGCACCGGATCACCGGGCGGCGGCTCGACGCCCGGGCGGCCCGGCTGGTCCGGGACGCGCTGGCCGCCCAGCGACACGAGCAGGCCGGGCCGGTCCCCGACTGGTGGGACGACCAGCTACGCGGGCTGACCGCCGAGGGCCGGGACGACTACCGCGACCTGCTGGCCGCCTGGACCGCCGCGGAGGGGTTGGACCGGGTCGACGCGCTCCGCGCCGCGGTCGACGTACTCGCGCTTGTGGAGAGCCTGCCACCGATCGCGGTGCTCCGCCCGCCACCAGGCTCGACAGGTGCGGCCGTCCCCCGCGTGGCCGGTTCGGCCCGCAGCGGATCGCCGATGCTGGACCGGGTACGCGCGCTGCTCGCGAAGGCCGAGTCGACAACCTTCCCGGCCGAGGCCGAGGCGCTGACCGGGAAGGCGCAGGAGCTGATCGCGAGGCACAGCATCGACGAGGCGCTGCTGGCCGCCGGGGCGGAGCGCGGCGACCTGCCGGGTGGGGTGCGGCTGGGCACCGAGACCCCGTACGCGGGTGCGAAGGCGCTGCTGGTGCAGGAGGTGGCGGCGGCGAACCGGTGCGAGGCGGTGTGGTCCGACGATCTCGGTTTCACCACCGTGCTGGGGTGGCCGGCGGACCTCGTGGCGGTGGAGCTGCTCTACACCTCGCTGCTGGTACAGGCCACCGCCGCGATGCTGCGCGGGCGCACCGAGCGCCGGCCGGGGTCGGGCCGGCGGACGAAGGTGTGGGACGAGTCCTTCCTCAACGCGTTCGCGCTGCGGATCGGTGAACGACTGCGCGCGGCCACCGAGTCGGCGGACCAGGCGGCCGTCGAGTCGGCGGGGTCGGAGCGGTTGCTGCCGGTGCTCGCCGCGCGCGGCGAGGCGGTCCAGGAGCGGCTGGGCACCCTCTTCCCGGGCGTCACCCGACACCGGCTGAGCGTCCGCGACGCCGAGGGCTGGTCGTCCGGCACCTCGGCCGCCGACCGGGCCGCGCTCGACGTCGCCGGTGGGCGGCAGCCCCGCCAGGTGCCCGGCCGACCGGACCGGCGCTGA
- a CDS encoding WXG100 family type VII secretion target, whose amino-acid sequence MSDGIEVDVDALHSAAASIGTTGQQLGEAVSGLESTVNGAGSPWGADEAGSLFGAVYVEVLTHALDVYRSMADQLLEAAENLDLGADAHEATDLANAELFTRMELPSGYAASS is encoded by the coding sequence ATGTCGGACGGGATTGAGGTGGACGTCGACGCCCTGCACTCGGCCGCGGCGTCGATCGGGACGACCGGCCAGCAGCTCGGCGAGGCGGTGAGCGGCCTCGAGTCGACTGTCAACGGGGCGGGTAGTCCCTGGGGCGCCGACGAGGCGGGGTCGCTCTTCGGGGCGGTGTACGTCGAGGTCCTGACGCATGCGCTCGACGTGTACCGGTCGATGGCCGACCAGTTGTTGGAGGCCGCCGAGAACCTCGACCTCGGTGCCGACGCGCACGAGGCGACAGACCTCGCCAACGCGGAACTCTTCACGAGGATGGAGCTGCCCAGTGGGTATGCAGCTTCCTCCTGA
- a CDS encoding YciI family protein, which yields MLLIWNRPGFTEGLTEEDRNALFGEVDDIMKELTETGELVDGQALADPAQTQTVRRVNGDTEIVDGPFMESKEQFAGYLTVDCDSPQRAAEIAARWPDVRYGGAMEVRPIMEQAGTEM from the coding sequence ATGCTGCTGATCTGGAACCGGCCCGGCTTCACCGAGGGGCTGACCGAGGAGGACCGCAACGCCCTGTTCGGCGAGGTCGACGACATCATGAAGGAGCTGACCGAGACCGGCGAGCTGGTTGACGGCCAGGCGCTTGCCGATCCGGCCCAGACACAGACGGTCCGCCGCGTCAACGGCGACACCGAGATCGTCGACGGGCCGTTCATGGAGAGCAAGGAACAGTTCGCCGGCTACCTGACCGTCGACTGCGACAGCCCGCAGCGGGCCGCCGAGATCGCCGCCCGCTGGCCGGACGTGCGCTACGGCGGCGCGATGGAGGTCCGGCCGATCATGGAGCAGGCCGGGACGGAGATGTGA